A single region of the Montipora capricornis isolate CH-2021 chromosome 13, ASM3666992v2, whole genome shotgun sequence genome encodes:
- the LOC138030954 gene encoding uncharacterized protein, translating to MASPVSTILIFFVLCSSSKAVLPRYLPAISNSALNREDIILNYFNFGFATSEIALFLASVHGLCISLRHLKRILRRLGCTRRRHPSDINEVVQAVEEELRGSGSLLGYRAMHQRLINQHGLVTSREVVRHALRIFDPQGVEQRSRHRLRRRVYRCKGPNYLWHIDGYDKLKPFGFCIHGAIDGFSRRIIWLEVASSNNDPRVVAHHFLDYAKQLGGTARIIRGDRGTENVNIAAIQRFFRRSMDDDFAGDKSFMFGKSTSNQRIEAWWGRLRQGCADWWMEFFKDLRDSGLYCDDNIIHCECLKFCFMDIIQSELHRAAEEWNVHRIRPSSNVESPSGKPDILYFVPGLVNSQDYVIPIDLDEIEIAEDLCAVQPQVKGCSPYFKELAEMIMDDEGIEAAATVEEASRLYIDLLDYIDAL from the coding sequence ATGGCGTCTCCGGTCTCGACTATCTTAATATTTTTTGTCCTGTGTAGTTCCTCCAAAGCTGTTCTTCCGCGTTACTTACCTGCAATTAGTAACAGTGCTCTAAATCGCGAGGACATAATACTCAACTATTTTAACTTTGGATTTGCTACATCGGAAATTGCATTGTTCTTAGCTAGTGTTCACGGTTTGTGTATCTCTTTGAGGCATTTGAAACGAATATTACGTCGTCTGGGATGTACAAGACGTCGACATCCGAGTGACATAAATGAGGTAGTACAAGCTGTGGAAGAGGAATTAAGAGGCAGTGGGAGTCTTCTGGGCTATAGAGCAATGCATCAAAGGTTGATAAATCAGCATGGTCTTGTTACTTCACGAGAGGTCGTTCGTCATGCTTTAAGGATCTTTGATCCTCAAGGAGTGGAGCAAAGATCGAGACATAGACTGAGAAGAAGAGTGTATCGATGCAAAGGTCCGAACTATTTGTGGCATATAGACGGTTATGATAAACTTAAGCCATTTGGCTTTTGTATTCATGGTGCAATTGATGGCTTTAGTAGGAGAATAATTTGGTTGGAGGTAGCATCATCAAACAATGACCCTCGGGTGGTAGCTCATCATTTTCTGGATTACGCGAAACAGTTGGGAGGTACTGCACGCATCATACGAGGAGATAGGGGAACTGAAAATGTGAATATAGCGGCTATTCAGCGTTTCTTCCGACGATCTATGGATGACGATTTTGCTGGTGACAAGAGCTTCATGTTTGGGAAATCTACGTCAAATCAAAGAATAGAGGCATGGTGGGGACGTCTTAGACAGGGATGTGCAGACTGGTGGATGGAGTTCTTCAAAGACTTGAGAGATTCTGGGCTTTACTGTGATGACAACATCATACACTGTGAATGCCTGAAGTTCTGTTTTATGGATATTATACAAAGCGAACTACACAGGGCTGCAGAGGAATGGAACGTTCACAGAATTCGGCCATCTAGCAATGTGGAGTCTCCGTCAGGGAAACCAGACATTCTTTACTTTGTTCCGGGCTTAGTGAACTCTCAAGATTACGTGATTCCTATTGACTTGGATGAAATTGAAATTGCAGAGGATTTGTGTGCAGTGCAACCCCAAGTAAAAGGATGTTCTCCTTACTTTAAAGAACTTGCAGAAATGATCATGGATGATGAAGGAATAGAAGCAGCTGCAACAGTGGAGGAAGCTTCTCGATTATACATTGATTTGTTGGACTACATAGATGCTCTTTGA